The Bacteroidota bacterium genome has a window encoding:
- a CDS encoding DUF2723 domain-containing protein — MNYNRINNLVGWLVFLIASYVYISTIEPTGSFWDCGEFIATAHKLEVGHPPGAPFFLLLARVFIIFGGPDNIAHVPVMVNILSALMSAFTILFLFWTITAISRKLTIGKGEVTTDKLVAVMGAGVVGALAYTFSDSFWFSAVEGEVYASSSFFTAIVVWLIFKWDAVADEKHNLRWLILIAYLMGLSVGVHLLNLLAIPALAYVIYFRKTQKATTKGIIYTFLISCAALVFIQYGVIQEVITLAGSFDLFFVNTLGLPFGSGIIFYGLLIVGLLTWALIYTKRKDLPVWNTSILCVVFILIGYTSFAQILIRSNANPPLDENNPENVFSFISYLKREQYGDRPLFYGQFYNAKVVDQKEGERTWAKVPGESKYVDAGRKLEAVYEADKTTIFPRMWSNQANHVQEYKKWADVKGDRTPSFGENLKFFFVYQLGEMYWRYFMWNFVGRQNDLQGPGGITKGNWLSGIKFLDEMRLGPQDKLPESMTNNRARNTLYFLPFILGIIGLIYHFNRDNKDAWVVFLLFFMTGIAIVIYLNGTPQQPRERDYAYAGSYYAYAMWIGIGVLAIYDFLRKRIPSTVAAFTSTLLCTFAVPVVMAKAEWNDHDRSNRYTSRDFAVDYLESCERNAILFTNGDNDTFPLWYAQEVEGVRTDVRVVNLSLLNTDWYIDQLRRKYYDSDPINISWTQDKYILGRRDYVPFYDRGMTEPIELKKLVDFMGSDDPAAKARTQGGEMINYYPGKRIKLTIDSAAVMANGAVSKEDADKIVKEMVWDVSGNYLMKNDLMILNILANNNWKRPIYFATTVGSDNYLNLEPYFQLEGLTYRIVPIRNDQRTDIVPGRVNKDIMYNNVMNKFVFGNMNDEHVYLDENNLRMTTNFRINFSRLAEELMNAGRRDSAIKVLDKCVEVMPDKQVPYNYFMTKVAELYYRAAGIYGVTDTLAGNDLELNRKNELIGKGNAIAERISEIYNNNMEYYLSLKGTPYYKLVDTDMNQALYILQALSGTMKQTNQKELADKIEKRFMEQAQKAGF; from the coding sequence ATGAATTATAACCGCATCAACAACCTGGTGGGCTGGCTGGTCTTCCTGATCGCTTCCTACGTTTACATCTCGACCATCGAGCCTACCGGATCCTTTTGGGATTGCGGCGAGTTCATCGCCACCGCCCACAAACTCGAAGTCGGTCACCCGCCGGGCGCTCCTTTCTTCCTGCTCCTCGCGCGCGTGTTCATCATCTTCGGCGGACCCGACAACATCGCCCACGTACCGGTGATGGTGAACATCCTGTCGGCGCTGATGAGCGCCTTTACCATCCTCTTCCTGTTCTGGACCATCACGGCTATCTCCAGGAAGCTGACGATCGGCAAGGGTGAGGTAACGACCGACAAACTCGTCGCCGTCATGGGTGCCGGAGTGGTCGGTGCGCTGGCCTATACCTTCTCGGATTCATTCTGGTTCTCCGCTGTCGAAGGGGAAGTTTACGCCAGCTCCTCGTTCTTCACGGCGATCGTCGTGTGGCTGATCTTCAAGTGGGACGCCGTCGCCGACGAGAAGCACAACCTGCGCTGGCTGATCCTGATCGCCTACCTGATGGGCCTCTCTGTGGGAGTTCACTTGTTGAACCTCCTCGCGATACCGGCCCTTGCCTATGTGATCTATTTCCGCAAAACGCAGAAGGCGACCACCAAGGGGATCATCTACACCTTTCTCATCAGTTGCGCGGCACTGGTCTTCATCCAGTATGGCGTCATCCAGGAAGTCATCACCCTCGCCGGCTCTTTCGACCTGTTCTTCGTGAACACGCTGGGCCTGCCGTTCGGATCGGGTATCATCTTCTACGGACTCCTGATCGTCGGCCTGCTCACCTGGGCGCTGATCTACACCAAGCGCAAGGACCTGCCGGTCTGGAACACCTCGATCCTGTGCGTGGTCTTCATCCTCATCGGTTACACCTCGTTCGCGCAGATCCTGATCCGCTCGAACGCCAACCCGCCGCTCGACGAGAACAATCCGGAAAACGTTTTCAGCTTCATCTCTTATCTGAAGCGTGAGCAGTACGGCGATCGTCCGCTCTTCTATGGTCAGTTCTACAACGCGAAAGTCGTTGACCAGAAAGAAGGCGAGCGCACCTGGGCCAAGGTGCCGGGTGAGTCGAAGTACGTGGATGCCGGCCGCAAGTTGGAAGCGGTGTACGAAGCCGACAAGACCACCATCTTCCCGCGCATGTGGAGCAACCAGGCCAACCACGTACAGGAGTATAAGAAGTGGGCTGATGTCAAAGGCGACCGCACGCCGAGCTTCGGTGAGAACCTGAAGTTCTTCTTCGTCTATCAACTGGGCGAGATGTACTGGCGTTATTTCATGTGGAACTTCGTCGGACGTCAGAACGACCTGCAGGGTCCCGGCGGCATCACGAAAGGCAACTGGCTTTCGGGTATCAAGTTCCTCGACGAAATGCGTCTCGGTCCGCAGGACAAGCTGCCCGAAAGTATGACCAACAACCGGGCGCGCAACACCCTGTACTTCCTGCCGTTCATCCTCGGCATCATCGGACTGATCTACCACTTCAACCGCGACAACAAAGACGCCTGGGTCGTGTTCCTGCTGTTCTTCATGACCGGCATCGCGATCGTCATTTACCTCAACGGTACTCCGCAACAGCCGCGCGAGCGTGATTACGCCTATGCCGGCTCCTACTACGCCTACGCGATGTGGATCGGTATCGGCGTGCTGGCGATCTACGACTTTTTGCGAAAACGCATTCCGAGTACGGTGGCGGCCTTCACCTCCACCCTGCTCTGCACCTTCGCCGTGCCGGTGGTCATGGCCAAAGCCGAATGGAACGACCACGACCGTTCGAACCGTTATACCTCGCGCGACTTCGCCGTCGATTACCTCGAATCCTGCGAACGCAACGCGATCCTGTTCACCAACGGCGACAACGACACCTTTCCACTCTGGTACGCCCAGGAGGTGGAAGGCGTGCGCACGGATGTGCGGGTCGTCAACCTGAGCCTGCTGAATACCGACTGGTACATCGACCAGCTCCGACGCAAGTATTACGATTCCGACCCGATCAACATCAGTTGGACGCAGGACAAGTACATCCTGGGCCGTCGCGATTACGTTCCGTTCTACGATCGCGGCATGACCGAGCCGATCGAACTGAAGAAGCTCGTGGATTTCATGGGCAGCGACGATCCGGCTGCCAAGGCACGCACCCAGGGCGGTGAGATGATCAATTACTATCCCGGAAAACGCATCAAGCTCACGATCGACTCCGCCGCGGTGATGGCGAACGGCGCCGTATCGAAAGAAGACGCCGATAAGATCGTGAAGGAGATGGTGTGGGACGTTTCGGGCAACTACCTGATGAAGAACGATCTCATGATCCTCAACATCCTGGCCAACAACAACTGGAAGCGCCCGATCTATTTCGCCACCACCGTTGGTTCCGACAATTATCTGAACCTCGAGCCGTACTTCCAGCTCGAAGGCCTCACCTACCGCATCGTGCCGATCCGCAACGACCAGCGTACCGACATCGTTCCGGGCCGCGTGAACAAGGACATCATGTACAACAACGTGATGAACAAGTTCGTGTTCGGCAACATGAACGACGAGCACGTGTACCTCGACGAGAACAACCTGCGCATGACCACCAACTTCCGCATCAACTTCTCCCGCCTGGCGGAAGAGCTGATGAATGCCGGTCGGCGCGACTCCGCCATCAAGGTGCTCGACAAATGCGTGGAAGTCATGCCCGACAAGCAGGTTCCATACAACTACTTCATGACCAAAGTTGCCGAACTGTACTACCGTGCCGCCGGCATCTACGGAGTGACCGATACGCTGGCGGGCAACGATCTGGAGCTCAACCGCAAGAACGAGTTGATCGGCAAGGGCAACGCCATCGCGGAACGCATCTCGGAGATCTACAACAACAACATGGAGTATTACCTGTCGCTCAAAGGCACTCCTTATTACAAGTTGGTGGATACCGACATGAACCAGGCCCTGTACATCCTGCAGGCGCTTTCCGGTACGATGAAACAAACCAACCAGAAGGAACTCGCCGACAAGATCGAGAAACGCTTCATGGAGCAGGCACAGAAAGCCGGCTTCTGA
- a CDS encoding polysaccharide deacetylase family protein, which yields MLLLQQLFRSLLWRVETTEKVLYLTFDDGPIPEVTPWVLEELQRHQAKATFFVVGENVRKHPELLQRLQAGGHTVGNHTEHHVNGWNTPTRAYLREVQECDRRVGSRLFRPPYGRIRLTQIRALRKRFRIVMWDVLSKDYDRGIQPNECLQRVLRSARPGSIIVFHDSLKAEERLRHALPRVLGHFSELGYRFEALPA from the coding sequence ATGCTGTTGCTTCAACAACTCTTTCGTTCGCTGCTCTGGCGGGTGGAGACCACGGAAAAGGTCCTTTACCTGACGTTCGACGACGGGCCCATTCCGGAGGTGACGCCCTGGGTGCTGGAGGAATTGCAGCGTCATCAGGCGAAGGCGACTTTCTTTGTGGTGGGCGAAAACGTCCGGAAGCACCCCGAGCTGTTGCAGCGCCTGCAGGCCGGCGGTCACACGGTAGGCAATCACACGGAACATCATGTCAACGGCTGGAACACCCCGACCCGCGCCTATCTGCGCGAGGTTCAGGAATGTGATCGCCGTGTCGGATCCCGGCTGTTTCGTCCGCCCTACGGTCGCATCCGACTGACGCAGATCCGGGCGTTGCGCAAACGTTTCCGGATCGTCATGTGGGATGTCTTGAGCAAGGATTACGATCGCGGCATCCAGCCGAACGAATGCCTGCAACGCGTGTTGCGCAGTGCAAGGCCGGGATCGATCATCGTTTTCCACGACAGCCTGAAAGCCGAAGAACGATTGCGCCACGCGCTTCCCCGGGTTCTCGGACATTTTTCGGAACTTGGTTATCGATTCGAGGCCTTACCCGCCTGA
- a CDS encoding T9SS type A sorting domain-containing protein: MKRLLTSAIYVLIVGLTNFTTLYAQAPRLTITSITGIPTQQGDTITDTTRYTFSAVVQNTGGGAFQGAIDILAIANPQLVDTLAGDSANFILTPGSAATLSNPNLQFRPTYYDGGDNIIVVWPAARGMVVPADSITLQLYYLRLTQTAPETRLEPIRIRPNPATDHILLETGEIKSLEWVRIYDTRGAMVRSIPRPESSLIQLGDLPAGLYLLEITQSNGARLSTRLIKE; the protein is encoded by the coding sequence ATGAAACGGCTCCTCACCTCTGCAATTTACGTGTTGATCGTCGGCCTGACGAACTTCACGACCCTATACGCCCAGGCTCCCCGCCTGACCATCACGTCGATCACGGGGATACCGACGCAACAGGGCGATACCATTACGGACACTACGCGCTACACCTTCAGTGCCGTGGTCCAGAACACCGGTGGGGGAGCCTTTCAGGGCGCCATCGACATTCTGGCCATAGCGAACCCGCAGCTCGTCGACACTCTGGCCGGCGACTCGGCCAACTTCATCCTCACCCCCGGCAGCGCGGCCACCTTATCCAATCCCAACCTGCAGTTCCGTCCCACTTACTATGACGGAGGCGACAACATCATTGTCGTTTGGCCGGCAGCGCGCGGCATGGTGGTTCCCGCCGACAGCATCACCCTGCAACTGTATTACCTGCGGCTGACCCAGACGGCTCCCGAAACCCGTCTGGAACCGATCCGCATCCGTCCGAACCCGGCGACCGATCATATCCTGCTCGAAACCGGCGAAATTAAATCCCTTGAATGGGTAAGAATCTACGATACTCGCGGGGCGATGGTCCGGAGCATCCCGCGTCCGGAATCGAGCCTGATCCAGCTGGGTGACCTGCCGGCCGGACTGTATCTTTTGGAGATCACTCAAAGCAACGGCGCGCGGTTGAGCACGCGTCTGATCAAAGAATAG
- the ispG gene encoding (E)-4-hydroxy-3-methylbut-2-enyl-diphosphate synthase, with translation MFQDFQVPVNQPQRPYCNDLLHYSRFVTREVRIGELLMGSHHPIRVQSMTTTDTMDTAATVAQSIRMIEAGCELVRITAPSVNEAKNLENIKAELRKRGYATPLVADIHFTPNAAEVAARIVEKVRVNPGNYADKKKFESIDYTDDAYEAELDRIRERFTPLVRICREYGTAMRIGTNHGSLSDRILSRYGDTPLGMVESAMEFLRICEAENFHQIVLSMKASNTQVMVQAYRLLVATMREHGMNYPLHLGVTEAGDGEDGRIKSAVGIGTLLEDGLGDTIRVSLTEDPEFEIPVALALVRRYEERKGRDEGRGTRDETVGLSAFAEASADGGWSLPYSPYDYSRRETREVLHVGGKQVPRVIADYSKKETITPASLFGVGYQYSVPLDKWNLTDQACDFLYTGDQVLDFEIPGTLGIIVNSGTFARLENKERYYPLFCADEYFRAKKRSERLNFVVIDRKTLTENSAFDLQRLDATVVLVVDTMAEHGMAEERDAIRILMERSCPCPVILKRNYANLSPEQLQLFSSTDLGGLLLDGMGDGIWIKAPGVASEATINSTGFGILQATRTRISKTEYISCPSCGRTLFDLQETTAKIRARTDHLKGVKIGIMGCIVNGPGEMADADYGYVGTGPGKITLYKGREVVKRNIDEAEAVDQLIGLIREHGDWVEIGR, from the coding sequence TTGTTTCAAGATTTTCAGGTTCCCGTGAATCAGCCGCAACGTCCTTACTGCAACGATCTGCTACACTACTCCCGCTTCGTGACACGAGAGGTCAGGATCGGCGAACTTTTAATGGGTTCGCATCACCCGATCCGGGTGCAGTCGATGACCACGACCGACACGATGGACACCGCCGCCACCGTCGCGCAGAGTATCCGGATGATCGAAGCAGGCTGCGAGTTGGTGCGGATCACGGCGCCCAGTGTGAACGAGGCGAAGAACCTGGAAAACATCAAGGCGGAACTGCGCAAGCGCGGTTATGCCACACCGCTCGTCGCCGACATCCACTTCACCCCGAACGCGGCCGAAGTCGCCGCGCGGATCGTGGAAAAGGTGCGGGTCAATCCCGGCAATTACGCTGACAAGAAGAAATTCGAATCCATCGATTATACCGATGACGCCTATGAAGCCGAACTGGATCGTATCCGGGAACGCTTTACCCCGCTCGTGCGCATCTGCAGGGAATACGGTACGGCCATGCGCATCGGCACCAACCACGGTTCGTTGAGCGACCGCATCCTGAGCCGCTACGGCGACACGCCGCTGGGCATGGTGGAATCGGCGATGGAATTCCTCCGCATCTGCGAAGCGGAAAACTTCCACCAGATCGTGCTTTCGATGAAAGCCAGCAACACCCAGGTGATGGTACAGGCGTATCGCCTGCTCGTGGCGACCATGCGCGAGCACGGCATGAACTACCCGCTGCACCTCGGCGTCACCGAAGCCGGCGACGGCGAAGACGGCCGCATCAAGTCGGCCGTAGGCATCGGCACCCTGCTGGAAGACGGACTGGGTGATACGATCCGGGTATCGTTGACGGAGGATCCCGAGTTCGAAATTCCTGTCGCACTGGCGTTGGTTAGGAGGTACGAGGAGCGAAAAGGGAGGGACGAGGGGCGAGGGACGAGGGACGAGACCGTTGGACTGTCCGCCTTCGCTGAAGCTTCGGCGGATGGTGGATGGAGTTTGCCTTATTCGCCTTATGATTATTCGCGGAGGGAGACGCGGGAGGTTTTGCATGTGGGTGGCAAGCAGGTGCCGCGGGTGATCGCGGACTATAGCAAGAAAGAGACGATCACGCCGGCTTCGTTGTTCGGTGTGGGTTATCAGTATTCGGTTCCGCTTGACAAGTGGAACCTGACGGATCAGGCGTGTGATTTCCTGTACACCGGCGATCAGGTACTCGACTTTGAAATCCCCGGCACGCTGGGGATCATCGTGAACTCCGGGACCTTTGCAAGGCTGGAAAATAAAGAACGCTACTATCCGCTCTTCTGTGCCGACGAATACTTCCGGGCGAAGAAGCGTTCCGAACGGTTGAACTTCGTTGTCATTGATCGGAAAACACTTACAGAAAATTCCGCATTCGATCTCCAGCGGCTCGATGCGACGGTCGTGCTGGTGGTCGACACCATGGCGGAACACGGCATGGCGGAAGAGCGCGACGCGATCCGGATCCTGATGGAGCGCAGCTGTCCTTGTCCGGTCATCCTGAAGCGCAACTACGCCAACTTATCTCCGGAGCAGTTACAGCTCTTCTCCTCCACCGACCTGGGCGGGCTTTTGCTCGACGGCATGGGCGACGGCATCTGGATCAAGGCACCGGGTGTAGCGTCGGAAGCGACGATCAACAGCACCGGCTTCGGCATCCTGCAGGCGACACGTACACGCATCTCGAAGACGGAATACATCTCCTGTCCGAGTTGCGGACGTACCTTGTTCGACTTACAGGAAACGACGGCGAAGATCCGCGCGCGTACCGATCATCTCAAAGGCGTCAAGATCGGCATCATGGGATGTATCGTGAATGGTCCGGGTGAAATGGCAGATGCCGACTATGGGTATGTCGGCACCGGCCCCGGTAAGATCACCCTCTACAAAGGCCGCGAAGTCGTGAAACGCAACATCGACGAAGCGGAAGCGGTGGATCAGCTCATCGGGCTGATTCGGGAGCATGGGGATTGGGTGGAGATAGGGAGGTGA
- a CDS encoding T9SS type A sorting domain-containing protein → MRRFLLLFLGWASFATAQPPPLYIHIVSHNEPTDTLQQPARYARAKANALQLAAIVDAKNAKWNLQTSDGFVFGARQDQSTSGTNIFSTLSAPPYDDNIEIDPRSKNFPGRNIADQWYLLDSLGAHPTTTVGGFIYYVCPPGNQNLIDWWPYTDTLAGNVYGNRVRFDLLSGAGSLEPHCNDLNDFGVFKPDTTTNFYQHNPARELWCIGTGCAPLLDSMVDEQSIIDQIRREVDSIQQGLWPPDRFYVTRIMTNQREYGPMFFQKIARVIDSLNTFPAGQLQWATIRESFDAFLNWRDTNGIDFSQWQCGQILSGLPDIGTPAFSVYPNPTFDRISFNFADRGIHQLEILSAEGRCVWFGTVSDDIPLELPSVEAGIYWLKLEDGNVTRLVKF, encoded by the coding sequence ATGCGCCGCTTCCTACTTTTATTTCTGGGCTGGGCATCGTTTGCAACCGCGCAGCCTCCTCCGCTTTACATCCACATCGTTTCGCATAACGAACCGACCGATACCTTGCAACAGCCGGCCCGCTACGCCCGTGCGAAAGCGAATGCCTTGCAACTGGCAGCCATCGTCGATGCCAAGAACGCGAAGTGGAACCTCCAGACTTCCGACGGCTTCGTTTTCGGGGCGCGTCAGGATCAGAGCACGTCGGGCACCAATATCTTTTCGACACTTTCTGCTCCGCCCTACGACGATAACATCGAGATCGACCCGCGGAGCAAGAATTTCCCCGGCAGGAACATCGCCGATCAGTGGTACCTGCTCGATTCCCTCGGAGCGCATCCGACAACGACAGTCGGGGGATTCATCTATTACGTCTGCCCCCCGGGTAACCAGAACCTCATCGACTGGTGGCCATACACCGATACGCTCGCCGGTAACGTGTACGGTAACCGCGTGCGTTTCGATCTTCTCTCAGGTGCAGGAAGCCTGGAACCGCATTGCAACGACCTGAACGACTTCGGCGTGTTCAAGCCGGACACGACCACGAATTTCTACCAGCACAATCCGGCGCGCGAGTTGTGGTGTATCGGAACCGGTTGCGCCCCGCTGCTGGATTCGATGGTCGACGAACAATCCATTATCGATCAGATCCGGCGGGAGGTCGATAGCATCCAACAGGGGTTATGGCCGCCCGATCGCTTCTATGTGACCCGTATCATGACGAACCAACGGGAATATGGACCGATGTTCTTTCAGAAGATCGCGCGGGTAATCGACTCCCTTAACACCTTTCCAGCCGGACAATTGCAATGGGCAACGATCCGTGAAAGTTTCGACGCATTCCTCAACTGGCGCGATACGAACGGCATCGATTTTAGTCAGTGGCAATGCGGACAAATCCTTTCCGGTCTGCCGGATATTGGTACGCCGGCTTTCTCCGTCTATCCGAACCCGACCTTCGACCGCATCAGTTTCAATTTCGCCGACCGAGGCATTCACCAACTGGAGATCCTCTCGGCGGAGGGACGGTGCGTCTGGTTCGGAACGGTATCCGATGACATACCCTTGGAGTTGCCTTCCGTGGAAGCAGGTATCTACTGGCTGAAACTCGAAGATGGAAACGTCACTCGTCTCGTGAAGTTCTGA
- a CDS encoding transcriptional regulator, whose protein sequence is MFNELDPVLHSQLRLALMSLLISVKDAEFNFLKEKTGATAGNLSVQLTKLTEAGYITMNKTFRGKYPLTICAITPQGVTAMEKYVEDLKAYLGGVGKKGGE, encoded by the coding sequence ATGTTCAACGAACTCGACCCGGTACTTCATTCCCAGTTGCGGCTCGCCCTCATGTCGCTCCTGATCTCCGTCAAGGATGCGGAGTTCAACTTCCTCAAGGAAAAGACAGGAGCGACAGCCGGGAACCTCAGCGTGCAGCTCACGAAACTCACCGAAGCCGGCTACATCACGATGAACAAAACCTTTCGCGGGAAATATCCACTGACGATCTGCGCCATCACCCCACAAGGCGTAACAGCGATGGAGAAATACGTGGAAGATCTGAAGGCGTATTTGGGGGGTGTGGGGAAGAAGGGGGGAGAGTAG
- a CDS encoding tryptophan 2,3-dioxygenase, which translates to MSGPSPDILSRIEALQKKYDVMGQDLLSYLDGLLYADYLTYWDYIHVDTLLSLQNPKTSFPDEKIFIIYHQITELYFKLCLSEIEQISDRATVDGKFLLRRMERINGYFENLVRSFDIMVDGMEPEQFLKFRMSLLPASGFQSAQYRMIEICATDFIRLVSKDVREQLQGQNKSVRELFEHIYWKAGATELKSGKKTLTLEQFEGKYSEQLIALAEAYGKKNLWQIFSRLSPEEQQNEALRNAFRMLDVNVNVNWPLSHYKSAVRYLQKDPEDIKATGGTNWQKYLPPRFQKRIFYPELWSEAELAEWGKSWVTREVFGVR; encoded by the coding sequence ATGTCCGGTCCTTCGCCCGATATCCTCTCCCGCATCGAAGCGCTTCAGAAGAAGTACGACGTCATGGGACAGGACCTCCTCTCGTACCTCGACGGCCTGCTGTATGCCGATTACCTCACGTACTGGGATTACATCCACGTCGATACGCTCCTGTCGCTGCAGAATCCCAAGACCAGCTTTCCGGACGAGAAGATCTTCATCATCTATCACCAGATCACCGAGCTGTATTTCAAGCTCTGTCTGAGCGAGATCGAACAGATCAGCGATCGCGCGACGGTCGACGGTAAGTTCCTGCTTCGCCGGATGGAGCGGATCAATGGGTATTTCGAAAACCTGGTACGCTCCTTCGACATCATGGTTGACGGCATGGAGCCGGAACAGTTTCTCAAGTTCCGGATGAGCCTGCTGCCGGCCAGCGGCTTCCAAAGCGCCCAGTACCGGATGATCGAGATCTGCGCGACGGACTTCATCCGCCTCGTGAGCAAGGATGTGCGCGAGCAGTTACAGGGTCAGAACAAATCGGTGCGGGAGCTCTTCGAACACATCTATTGGAAAGCCGGCGCCACCGAACTGAAGAGCGGAAAGAAGACGCTCACGCTCGAGCAGTTCGAGGGAAAGTACTCGGAGCAGTTGATCGCCCTGGCCGAAGCCTACGGTAAGAAGAACCTCTGGCAGATCTTTTCGCGACTCTCTCCCGAGGAGCAACAGAACGAAGCGCTCCGCAACGCGTTCCGCATGCTCGACGTCAACGTGAACGTCAACTGGCCACTCAGCCATTACAAGTCGGCGGTCCGTTACCTGCAAAAAGATCCCGAAGACATCAAAGCCACCGGCGGCACCAACTGGCAGAAGTACCTGCCACCGCGTTTCCAGAAACGTATCTTCTATCCCGAACTCTGGTCCGAAGCGGAACTGGCAGAGTGGGGGAAGAGTTGGGTTACGCGTGAGGTGTTTGGAGTACGGTAA
- the creD gene encoding cell envelope integrity protein CreD translates to MDQPSLFERLNAWARRSVTLKLFSIGILILLLLIPSTMIQSLVYERQSIRASAVEEVSSKWGREQTVAGPVITLPYLERRTNEKGQVELVKQYAHFLPDELNVSGDLKTEERHRGIHVVVLYTGKIRVQGRFKAPDIGSLGIAAADARPQEASMMLGITDMKGIKGEINLRLNDTTYSFGPGLPAKDLFASGASMPISLTGDTTYTFDFTLDLNGSSALHFLPFGRTTSVTLKSPWASPSFEGYALPESRDVQTSGFTATWKMTQLNRNYPQQGLGNFIGGNADEYSLANQEAYAGFGVRLLLPVDHYTETYRSVKYCLMFIVITFLTFFFVEILNKRRIHPIQYLLVGFAICLFYVLLLSISEHLNFGKSYLIACLAILGLITYYVWHIFHNRKMTLVFTGLLALLYGFFYSLLQLEDYALLLGSLGLFVILGTIMYLTRKVDWYAGRS, encoded by the coding sequence ATGGACCAACCCTCCCTCTTCGAACGACTGAACGCCTGGGCACGCCGTTCCGTCACGCTCAAGCTTTTCTCGATCGGCATCCTCATCCTGTTGCTGCTCATTCCCTCCACGATGATCCAGTCGCTGGTGTATGAACGGCAGTCGATCCGTGCCAGCGCTGTGGAGGAAGTGAGTTCGAAATGGGGCCGCGAGCAGACCGTGGCCGGGCCGGTGATCACCCTACCCTACCTCGAGCGGCGCACGAACGAGAAAGGACAGGTCGAGCTGGTCAAGCAATACGCGCACTTTCTGCCGGACGAATTGAACGTCAGCGGCGACCTGAAAACCGAGGAACGCCACCGTGGCATTCACGTAGTCGTGCTGTACACCGGAAAGATCCGGGTACAGGGACGATTCAAAGCGCCCGACATCGGATCGTTGGGGATCGCCGCTGCCGATGCGCGGCCGCAGGAAGCGAGCATGATGCTGGGCATCACCGACATGAAAGGGATCAAGGGCGAAATCAACCTACGCTTGAACGACACCACCTACAGCTTCGGGCCTGGGCTGCCGGCGAAAGACCTGTTCGCCAGCGGCGCCAGCATGCCGATAAGCCTTACCGGCGATACGACTTACACCTTTGATTTCACGCTGGACCTAAACGGAAGCAGTGCCCTGCATTTTCTGCCGTTCGGACGCACGACCAGCGTGACCTTGAAATCACCCTGGGCGAGTCCGAGCTTCGAGGGCTACGCGCTTCCGGAGTCGCGGGACGTACAGACCAGCGGCTTTACGGCGACCTGGAAGATGACGCAACTCAACCGGAACTATCCGCAGCAGGGCTTGGGCAACTTCATCGGCGGCAACGCGGATGAATACAGTCTGGCCAATCAGGAAGCCTATGCCGGATTCGGTGTGCGGCTGTTGTTGCCGGTGGACCATTATACCGAGACCTACCGCTCGGTGAAGTACTGCCTGATGTTCATCGTGATCACCTTCCTCACCTTCTTCTTCGTGGAGATCCTGAACAAGCGTCGCATCCACCCGATCCAGTACCTGCTGGTAGGTTTCGCGATTTGTCTCTTCTACGTATTGCTGCTGTCGATCTCGGAGCACCTGAACTTCGGCAAGTCGTACCTGATCGCCTGCCTGGCGATCCTGGGCCTGATCACGTATTACGTCTGGCACATCTTCCACAACCGGAAAATGACGCTGGTATTCACCGGCCTGCTCGCGTTGCTTTACGGCTTCTTCTACTCCCTGCTCCAGTTAGAAGACTACGCGCTGCTGCTCGGCAGTCTCGGACTGTTCGTGATCCTGGGGACGATCATGTACCTGACGCGGAAAGTGGACTGGTACGCGGGTCGAAGTTGA